In Coriobacteriia bacterium, a single window of DNA contains:
- a CDS encoding DUF2239 family protein — MPTESLTVFAGSHAILTGERDAVAYALREMHAAGEQRAILVFDDTTGEQIDIDLREGSASGPPPSSEEPVQRRPGRPKLGVVAREVTLLPRHWEWLNAQPGGASVALRKLVEGARRENVDTDRARRSQEAAFRFMTAIAGNEPGFEEACRALYAGDRRVFNSHAASWPPDVGDYARRLAGDAFATASIVQA, encoded by the coding sequence CAACTGAGTCACTTACGGTCTTCGCCGGCTCACACGCCATCTTGACCGGGGAGCGCGATGCGGTCGCATATGCGCTTCGAGAGATGCACGCCGCGGGCGAGCAGCGCGCGATCCTGGTTTTCGACGACACCACAGGCGAGCAGATTGACATCGACTTGCGGGAAGGGTCAGCATCTGGCCCCCCGCCCAGCAGCGAGGAGCCGGTGCAACGTCGCCCCGGGCGTCCCAAGCTCGGCGTGGTGGCGCGCGAGGTCACGCTGCTTCCGCGCCACTGGGAGTGGCTCAATGCTCAGCCGGGCGGGGCGTCTGTCGCGTTGCGCAAGCTCGTGGAGGGCGCGCGCCGTGAGAACGTCGACACTGACCGCGCGCGGCGTTCTCAGGAAGCGGCATTTCGATTCATGACGGCGATTGCGGGAAACGAGCCGGGATTCGAGGAGGCTTGTCGCGCGCTGTACGCAGGAGACAGGCGAGTGTTCAACTCGCACGCCGCCTCATGGCCCCCGGATGTCGGTGACTATGCTAGGAGACTCGCGGGTGATGCCTTCGCGACAGCTAGCATCGTCCAGGCTTGA